In Vidua chalybeata isolate OUT-0048 chromosome 9, bVidCha1 merged haplotype, whole genome shotgun sequence, a genomic segment contains:
- the COLGALT2 gene encoding procollagen galactosyltransferase 2: protein MEEPPSYPEEIGPKHWPSSRFTHVMKLRQAALRTAREKWSDYILFTDADNLLTNPETLNLLIAENKTLVAPMLESRSLYSNFWCGITPQGYYKRTLEYPLIREWKRMGCFAVPMIHSTFLIDLRKEASAKLAFYPPHQDYTWSFDDIMVFAFSSRQAGVQMFVCNREHYGFLPMPLKPQQSLQEEAENFVHTLIEAMIDRPPVEPSQYISVPPKHPDKMGFDEIFMINLKRRKDRRDRMLRTLYEQEIAVKVVEAVDGKALNTSQLKALSIEMLPGYRDPYSSRPLTRGEIGCFLSHYYIWKEVVSRGLEKTLVIEDDVRFEHQFKRKLMKLMDDIEQAQLDWELIYIGRKRMQVQEPERAVPNVRNLVEADYSYWTLGYAISFHGAQKLIGAEPFSKMLPVDEFLPIMYNKHPVTKYMEYYESRDLKAFSAEPLLVYPTHYTGQPGYLSDTETSTIWDNETVSTDWDRTHSWKSRQQGKIHSDAQNKDALPSLDTPSSRDEL from the exons ATGGAGGAACCCCC GTCTTACCCAGAAGAAATTGGGCCAAAGCATTGGCCAAGCTCTCGATTCACTCATGTGATGAAGCTGCGACAGGCTGCCCTGCGCACTGCCCGGGAGAAGTGGTCAGACTATATCCTG TTTACTGATGCAGATAATTTACTGACCAACCCAGAGACCCTGAACCTGCTGATAGCAGAAAACAAGACCCTGGTGGCACCGATGCTCGAGTCCCGCTCCCTCTACTCCAACTTCTGGTGTGGCATCACTCCCCAG GGCTACTACAAGAGGACCTTGGAGTATCCCCTGATTCGGGAATGGAAGAGGATGGGCTGTTTTGCTGTCCCCATGATCCATTCCACGTTCCTCATTGACCTGAGGAAGGAGGCCTCTGCCAAGCTGGCGTTCTACCCCCCACACCAGGACTACACCTGGAGTTTTGATGATATCATGGTCTTTGCCTTCTCCAGTCGCCAAGCAG GAGTTCAGATGTTCGTCTGCAACCGTGAGCACTACGGCTTCCTGCCCATGCCCCTGAAGCCGCAGCAGTCgctgcaggaggaagctgaGAATTTTGTGCACACCCTGATCGAGGCCATGA tCGATCGCCCTCCCGTGGAGCCCTCTCAGTACATCTCTGTCCCTCCGAAGCACCCTGACAAGATGGGGTTTGATGAA ATTTTCATGATCAACCTGAAGCGTCGCAAGGACCGGCGGGATCGGATGCTGCGGACGCTCTACGAGCAGGAGATTGCAGTGAAGGTAGTGGAGGCTGTGGATGGAAA AGCACTGAACACGAGTCAGCTCAAAGCTCTGAGCATCGAAATGCTGCCAGGATACCGGGACCCCTATTCCTCCAGACCCCTGACCAGAGGAGAGATCGGCTGCTTCCTGAGCCATTACTACATCTGGAAGGAg GTGGTGAGCAGGGGCCTGGAGAAGACACTCGTCATTGAGGATGACGTGCGCTTCGAGCACCAGTTCAAGAGGAAGCTCATGAAGCTGATGGACGACATCGAGCAAGCCCAGTTAGACTGGGAGCTGAT CTACATTGGCCGGAAAAGGATGCAGGTGCAGGAGCCCGAGAGAGCCGTTCCCAATGTCCGGAACCTGGTGGAAGCTGATTACTCCTACTGGACCCTGGGCTACGCCATCTCCTTCCACGGGGCTCAGAAGCTCATCGGGGCTGAGCCCTTCAGCAAGATGCTGCCTGTGGATGAATTCCTGCCCATCATGTACAACAAGCACCCTGT CACAAAGTACATGGAGTACTACGAGTCCAGAGACTTGAAGGCCTTCTCAGCAGAGCCCCTCCTGGTTTACCCCACGCACTACACGGGGCAGCCAGGCTACCTCAGCGACACGGAGACCTCCACCATCTGGGACAACGAGACCGTGTCAACGGACTGGGACAGAACACACTCCTGGAAGTCCCGGCAGCAGGGCAAGATCCACAGCGACGCCCAGAACAAGGatgccctgccctccctggaCACGCCGTCATCCAGGGATGAGCTATGA